GTCAGGGTGTCGCCACCGCCGCTGCCAGTGCCGCCGCCACAGGAGGCCAATGCCAGTGTGGCGGCTGCCAGGAGGGAACGAAACGCGAATGTGCTCATGTGGGGATCCGTGGGAGGAGGAATGCGGGCAGGCCGCAGACGTTAAACCTAGCAGACCGTAGCGACGGCGGCGATGCAGCGCGCGGCGGCAACCCACGGCGCACGGCGACATGCAGACAGGCGTGCAGATCGGCGTGCGGGATTGCCCCACCGCGGCCAGTGCCAGGGCGCACGACCAGCGTCCGCCGCCCCCTGCCCTGTGCCGACTCAGCGCCGGCTGTAATGCGCCACCAGGCGGTCGCCCAGCATCTGCAATACCTGCACCAGCACCAGCAGGGCGATGACGGTGATCAGCGCCACGTCCGAATGCGAGCGCAGGTAGCCCTCACGGTAGGCTACATCGCCCAGGCCGCCGGAGCCGATCGCCCCGCCCATGGCGGTGAAGCCGATCAGCGCGATGGTGGTCACGGTGGCACCGGCGATCAGGCCCGGGCGCGCTTCGGGCAGCAGCACCCGCAGCACCAGCTGCCGGGTGGTGGCGCCCATCGCCTGGCTGGCTTCGATGATGCCGCGATCGACCTCGCGCAACGCGGTTTCCACCAGGCGCGCATAGAACGGCGCCGCGCCCACCACCAGCGGCAGGATCGCGCCGCGCACGCCGAGCGAGGTGCCCATCAGCATCAACGTGAGCGGAATCATCGCGATCATCAAGATGATGAAGGGCACCGAGCGCAGCAGGTTGATCACCAGCGCCAGCGCGCCATACAGCACCGGGCGGCGGCGCAGCTGCGGCGCGCCGCACAGGAACAGTGCCACGCCCAGCGGCAGGCCGATCAGCAGGGTCAGCGGCAGCGCGCCGGCCAGCATCAGCAAGGT
The window above is part of the Xanthomonas cassavae CFBP 4642 genome. Proteins encoded here:
- a CDS encoding methionine ABC transporter permease, which translates into the protein MNSLLAAAGGFFRNLDAAKWGDIGQATLDTLLMLAGALPLTLLIGLPLGVALFLCGAPQLRRRPVLYGALALVINLLRSVPFIILMIAMIPLTLMLMGTSLGVRGAILPLVVGAAPFYARLVETALREVDRGIIEASQAMGATTRQLVLRVLLPEARPGLIAGATVTTIALIGFTAMGGAIGSGGLGDVAYREGYLRSHSDVALITVIALLVLVQVLQMLGDRLVAHYSRR